AGTCTTCTCTTCAGCCTGTGCATTACAGGAGTATTAAAGGAGGAATTTGTATTGTCATATAGTAGTAACAAATTATTagggccatgtgttttgggtaatgatgtcacatgacctggtttttaacctttattttaagcTTTTTCATCAAAATGTATTTCTTTTCAGGTCAGATGGTCCAGCACTATCCTCAGACAATTGCTTTCATTTTTGGTGTAATTCTGATTTCTTGAAAAggcttaaaataaaggttaacATCTCAGTCATGTGACATGATAgtccaaaacacagggccctacatATGATacatattttttgtgtgatttttttttcagTGATAAAACTGTTTGTTTTTCTATTTCAGGTGTAATGGTGCACATTGACCTAGCCCAGTACGAGGGCATGCCAGTCATCCTAACCTCAGGGAAGATGCTGGATGAGCGCGTAGGCTACGCTCGCATTATGTTCAAGAATGACATCTTCTGTATCCAGAGCCACAGCAGTGTCCACTGCAAGCCCAAGCAGATTGTGTTCTACTTTGGCCACGGCACTCTGCAGTACCCAGCCATTCTCGTGAGTAAGAACCTGTTCAAGCCAGACCTGATGGACACTGAGTGGAAGGAGGTAACGGAACACAAAGATGTCAGGGTATTAGGTTTGCCCATCTCAGACTACTACGTGCTGATGCCAACGGTGGAGAGAGAGGCTTACGCAGAACTCATTTCGCACATCTTCCAAGGCCGGAAAGACAGCTTTATCAGTGCTGAGAACCTGCTGGCCTCCTGGAGTTTCTGGACACCTCTCCTGCAGAGCCTGGCCAACACCTTCCCCCGCCTGTATCCCGGGGGAGCGGACAACGGCAACATGCTGGACTTCAAACTTTTGGGACGGGAGGTGACCTTCGCCAATGAGGCAGTGGTCATGGTCACCCAGGACCACATGGGCGGGTCTGGGGCGGAGAGCTTCCAGGTGATGCAGGGGAAGTACCGCAGCGCTGACATGGTGTCTGCCTGGCCCGAGGAGCTCATCGTGCGGCTGGCCGCAGACCTGCAGGCTGCAGCGGAGAACGCGGTAAGGGAGGGCGGACGCTTCCACCTGGCCCTCTCCGGGGGCTCCAGTCCCCTAGCTCTGTTCCAGAGGCTGGCCCGCCACCACTACTCCTTCCCCTGGAGGGACACCCACGTGTGGATGGTGGATGAGCGATGCGTGCCTCTTACAGAGTTGGACTCCAACTTCCGCACCCTGCACGACCACCTGCTCAAACACGTGAAGATGTCCTACTTCAATATCCACCCCATGCCGGTGCAGATGAACCAGCGGCTGTGTGTGGAGGAGGATAGTGGAGCGCTGCTCTATGAGAGAGACATCACCCAGCTGGTTAACGCTTCCAGCTTCCACTTTGTCCTGCTGGGAGTGGGCTACGACGGCCACACTGCCTCTCTGTTCCCAGGCAGCAAACTAGACGCCAGTGGGAACAGTCTAGTAGCCCTCACCGAGAGCCCAGCCAAGCCTCACCAGCGTATGAGCCTCACCCTCAAGGCTATCAACCAGGCCCAGAAAGTAGGTGTGCTGGTGATGGGTAAGAGCAAACATGAGCTGGTCACCCAGCTCAGCCGAGTCAAGGACAACCCAAACAATTGGCCCATCACTGGGATCCGGCCGACCAGTGGCAGGCTAGTATGGTACATAGACTATGATGCTCTATTAGGATAGGGGATACTGTAGCAATGAAATGATGTACATTTAAATGGATACAATTTATGATTTGTGTAATTTTGATCAAGAATTTAAAGTAATGATAAAGTTCTGTTGATTCTGGGCACCTTACTTAAAGTTGAAAGTAGATATGGTATACTGGTGGTATATGTTTTCTTTTTCAATATACAAGATGTAGGgttaatgttgtgtgtgtgtgatgcgcgCATGTATGTTAAAGAAGTATGATTGTTTATGTTTACCAAATGGACATCTCAGGAAAGCAAAGTAGATATGGAAGTTTGTTTTTCAGATCATGAATAATTATTAAAGACTGActatattttatataattgtaAAAACTGTATATTTTCTCAAAAGGCTACCTGTTCTCCACTGAACCAGCATATAATAGGATTGTTAAAAGGGGATTTTGAACTGTGAAAGGCCAATAATTTAGGTAGAAATTAATGGTCAACagataatgtaggctatagccATGTATTATTGTATTTGTGCCTCAATGACAAATGAAATCAAACTgcataatgtaatgtactgtCCAGTACATTCAATTACCAAAAAGCACATTCCGATCAATTGCTGCTTTTGTTTTAATCTTTGCTCATGAATTAAAAAAACTAAAATGATGATCTAATGTATTACTTGATAGCTATGTAAAATGTCCACAGCCTTTGACCCTAATGTGTGTAATTTTCCCTATAAGCCAGCCCAGTATATCCTAATATGTCCTCTTTTAATGTGAGAAAGTGAAATGGTGCTAATAAGAGGTGTTTAGAAGTTGTGACCTTCCAAATGTAGTACTTTTCAAATGGATTTAAAACAGGTTGATGAAGTTTGGTCGAACCGCTTAACTACGTTTACCTTAATTAAGgtctggattcaatccgtatcacgGAAGCTCCACGTATACATTTtaaggtcatttccgattgagctgacatatgcagcatttaccgtgaatgcagtctcggTGAACGCGGGAACTTTGCCTTTTTATAATTTCTATCGAGTTATAACGCAGATCTTCCGTGACACTTCTGCGATATGGATGGAATCCAGCCCTAATTATACAGAGAAGTGTATGTTAATATACCTTTATACTTGCCTGCGAAAAGGTTTCAATTTGATGTTTGCAGATACGAGGTTCTATCTGACATTTTGGTAGAACAATTAGTTAGTCATATATAATTGATCTTTAGATAGTTCTTCGTGTGTCTGAAGTTCAATTTTTGAAAAAGTTCATTaaaaaaaacaatatatatatatacagtggggagaacaagtatttgatacactgccgattttgcaggttttcctacttacaaagcatgtagaggtctgtcatttttatcataggtacacttcaactgtgagagatggaatctaaaacaaaaatccagaaaatcacattgtatgatttttaagtaattaatttgcattttattgcatgacataagtatttgatcacctaccaaccagtaagaattccggctctcacagacctgttcgtttttcttaaagaagccctcctgttctccacttattacctgtattaacagcacctgtttgaactcattacctgtataaaagacacctgtccacacactcaatcaaacagactccaacctctccacaatggccaagaccagagagctgtgtaaggacatcagggataaaattgtagacctgcacaaggctgggatgggctacaggacaataggcaagcaacttggtgagaaggcaacaactgttggcgcaattattagaaaatggaagaagttcaagatgacggtcaatcaccctcggtctggggctccatgcaagatctcacctcgtggggcatcaatgatcatgaggaaggtgagggatcagcccagaactacacggcaggacctggtcaatgacctgaagagagctgggaccacagtctcaaagaaaaccattagtaacacactacgccgtcatggattaaaatcctgcagcacacgcaaggtccccctgctcaagccagcgcatgtccaggcccgcctgaagtttgccaatgaccatctggatgatccagaggaggaatgggagaaggtcatgtggtctgatgagacaaaaatatagctttttggtctaaactccactcgccgtgtttggaggaagaagaaggatgagtacaaccccaagaacaccatcccaaccgtgaagtatggagttggaaacataattctttgggtatgcttttctgcaaaggggacaggaccactgcaccgtattgaggggaggatggatgtggCCTTGTATCGCGAGatattggccaacaacctccttccctcagtaagagcattgaagatgggtcgtggctgggtcttccagcatgacaacgacccgaaacacacagccagggcaactaaggagtggctctgtaagaagcttctcaaggtcctggaatggcctagccagtctccagacctgaacccaatagaaaatctttggagggagctgaaagtccgtattgcccagcgacagccccgaaacctgaaggatctggagaaagtctgtatggaggagtgggccaaaatccctgctgcagtgtgtgcaaacctggtcaagacctacaggaaacgtatgatctctgtaattgcaaacaaaggtttctgtaccaaatattaagttctgcttttgtgatgtatcaaatacttatgtcatgcaataaaatgcaaattaattacttaaaaatcatacaatgtgattttctggatttttgttttagattccgtctctcacagttgaagtgtacctatgataaaaatgacagacctctacatgctttgtaagtaggaaaacctgcaaaatcggcagtgtatcaaatacttgttctccccactgtatatatatacacactgctcaaaaaaataaagggaagacttaaacaacacaatgtaactccaagtcaatcacacttctgtgaaatcaaactgtccacttaggaagcaacactgattgacaatacatttcacatgctgttgtgcaaatggaatagacaacaggtggaaattataggcaattagcaagacacccccaataaaggactggttttgcaggtggtgaccacagaccacttctcagttcctatgcttcctggctgatgttttggtcacttttgaatgctggcggtgctttcactctagtggtagcatgagatggagtctaccacccacacaagtggctcaggtagtgcagctcatccaggatggcacatcaatgcgagctgtagcaagaaggtttgctgtgtctgtcagcgtagtgtccagagcatggaggcgctaccaggagacaggccagtacatcaggagacatggaggaggccgtaggagggcaacaacccagcagcaggactgctacctccgcctttgtgcaaggaggagcaggaggagcactgccagagccctgcaaaaagacctccagcaggccacaaatgtgcatgtgtctgctcaaacggtcagaaacagactccatgagggtggtatgagggcccgacgtccacaggtgggggttgtgcttacagcccaacaccgtgcaggacgtttggcatttgccagagaacaccaagattggcaaattcgccactggcgccctgtgctcttcacagatgaaagcaggttcacactgagcacgtgacagacgtgacagagtctggagacgccgtggagaacgttctgctgcctgcaacatcctccagcatgaccggtttggcggtgggtcagtcatggtgtggggtggcatttctttggggggccgcacagccctccatgtgctcgccagaggtagcctgactgccattaggtaccgagatgagatcctcagaccccttgtgagaccatatgctggtgcaagacaatgctagacctcatgtggctggagtgtgtcagcagttcctgcaagaggaaggcattgatgctatggactggcccgcccgttccccagacctgaatccaattgagcacatctgggacatcatgtctcgctccatccaccaacgccacattgcaccacagactgtccaggagttggcggatgctttagtccaggtctgggaggagatccctcaggagaccatccgccacctcatcaggagcatgcccaggcgttgtagggaggtcatacaggcacgtgaaggccacacacacactactgagcctcattttgacttgttttaaggacattacatcaaagttggatcagcctgtagtgtggttttccactttaattttgagggtgactccaaatccagacctccatgggttgataaattagatttccattgataagttttgtgtgattttgttgtcagcacattcaactatgtaaagaaaaaagtatttaataagattatttcattcattcagatctaggatgtgttattttagtgttccctttatttctttgagcagtgtatatatatatatatatatatatatatatatatatatatatataaaaagtttggacacacctactcattcaagggtttttctttatttttacaattttttacattgtagaataatagtgaagatgtcaaaacta
This window of the Coregonus clupeaformis isolate EN_2021a chromosome 10, ASM2061545v1, whole genome shotgun sequence genome carries:
- the h6pd gene encoding GDH/6PGL endoplasmic bifunctional protein, with translation MWKVVWAALLLLATVCVQRGYAKGAQRLGHVSVVIVGGTGDLAKKYLWQGFFQLYANQVSSGYSFSFYGVGLSPKNKATPILFEVLKGVVCPRELSVERCALVKEQFLRLAEYRQLKTSEDYQALGKHLTEHLTQEGIVEAGRLFYLSVPAFAYADIAERISDSCRPTDGAWLRVVLEKPFGHDFSSAQLLSSQLGTSLKDDEMYRIDHYLGKQVVSKILPFRRENSKHLDPIWNKHHIERVEIVLKETLDAKGRIPFYDQYGVIRDVIQNHLTEVMTLLTMELPSNLSNTKEVLKNKLKIFSALQHLDRNCAAIGQYQAYNAEVQEELNKTKEHFSLTPTFTGVMVHIDLAQYEGMPVILTSGKMLDERVGYARIMFKNDIFCIQSHSSVHCKPKQIVFYFGHGTLQYPAILVSKNLFKPDLMDTEWKEVTEHKDVRVLGLPISDYYVLMPTVEREAYAELISHIFQGRKDSFISAENLLASWSFWTPLLQSLANTFPRLYPGGADNGNMLDFKLLGREVTFANEAVVMVTQDHMGGSGAESFQVMQGKYRSADMVSAWPEELIVRLAADLQAAAENAVREGGRFHLALSGGSSPLALFQRLARHHYSFPWRDTHVWMVDERCVPLTELDSNFRTLHDHLLKHVKMSYFNIHPMPVQMNQRLCVEEDSGALLYERDITQLVNASSFHFVLLGVGYDGHTASLFPGSKLDASGNSLVALTESPAKPHQRMSLTLKAINQAQKVGVLVMGKSKHELVTQLSRVKDNPNNWPITGIRPTSGRLVWYIDYDALLG